The region GTAGAGTCATTCTTACTGACTTTATTCTTGAACGGAGCTTGAGTTTTGGTTTTTAAttatacacatattttaaaaagcaatcaggattttaatcaaaatcattaaaagacaaatattgaTCGTATAACTTACTCCCCCCTGATGAAGCGTGCTGTAGCCCGAAGCTGTGAATAAATTGCTCGTGTTGCTGTGTCACGCACATGGGCTGAATCGGgtgaacacactgacacacataacTGCATGTGGAGTCTGGAACTACTGCCTAAATTCTTAATGCTGGTGGTTCATTATCAGGTTTCAGTGCTTGCAGATGTCCCCGATAATAAAAGGATCCAGATAAAACCTGTGATAAAGattatttttgcacagattaGTTCTCACCTACAGACATGCAGTTAGGTCAAGTAACGGTGTTTTTACTCAGTTAAACCCTAAACATCCCCGCAGTCTCCCAGTCCACAGCTGGCCTCCTCACCGAATCAATGTCATGCAGCAAGCGTTAATACCCAAGGATAGGAAAGTCAAAATCAAAGTGGTAGTCATGGAAACAGCCCAGGCCTCTTTCCACCCACCAATCGATgaggttctgtgtgtgtggtgggccGGATGTGGCGAGGAGAACCCCTGTCCCACATTCAGACACAGACCCCCTCGTCCTCTGCAGCAGGgtagacagaaacagaaatccAGACACAGTGAGGGCggacagaggaagacagagaaaagatggTGAAACAAGTTGTTCAGATCCATGTTGGGATGCTGTTTTTGGCTCTCTGTCTGCACTTGGGggcagctgctgcaggtaaGTTAGTGTTCAGTGCTACTTCAGCTGCAAGCTCACTCATAACGGCTCAAACATCATTAAACACGATGGTGTTGTGTTGAATAATTTGTAGTCTCATCTAGTTGTGCTGCAACACAAAGAATTCTGGGTGTGTATGCCGGAGGCAATATTGTAAATGAGTGTTTAATATACCTTTCAAACTAATAATTATGGATGGATTTCCCTTCAGGTTTTTCGGTGGTGCATTTAAAAGGTCTGTTCACCCAAAtttcaaaaaaataagaaaccgCTGTGAATCATTTTCATTGGAagtactttctactgaagaaatacagtaagggactgtatgaaaatgattaCGGAGATCGGGGGCTTTTTTGGGAGAGCAGCAGTGGAgggtctttatttttttgtcaccCTGGATTTATATTTTGATTCAGCCTACCTTTACAATATAGCTAATAGAACATCTCACATACTGACATCATATATCAAGGTGCACTTTGCTGTATGCAGAGGATAACAGTCCAGTCTCTGTATTTGGGTTTTATTATGCCCAGTATATCAATAGCTAACTGTGTTaactattaaaaatgtatatttccaATTTAACTTCTAATGTGGCACCAGGGGCTGTATTGTTGTTACAAAAAACAATTGTAAACTGGGGTACAGGTATAAATAACTTTGTTTGCTGTTGAATTACTGTGACATGTTGGAGAGAGGATATAGCAgtccaaagaaaatattaatgttgCTGGGGAGGGCCTTTAAAAAACGTctaacataaaataacattcaGCCACCAGACTGCTCTCAACTGTTTACTACGACAGATTATTCATATCTTACGAAATATTTCGACTTTATTCTCTTTATTTATTGGGTGAACCAACCTTTTAACATCTTCTTTCCTCTAGACTTTCGACcttgatgaaaacatttttctttagcCCAAACAAAGGACTGACTCACTTACTACTACTGACTACTGCACCAGAAACTGTGTCTTTAGTCCAGGCTGTGATTTAAAGGCAACACCACGGCCCACAACTGAGTTTGTCgtgttctgtttttatcaggGGGAAAGGAAGTGCTTATCATGAATCAGAAAGAGGAACCACACTTTGCTAATATAAATCAAGGCTCAGATCCTGGCAGTTACAGTAActctgcagaggagaggaggtggaggaggggtggTGTGCTACAACTACCTCAGCTGAGACGAAGCTTTAATTAAACGTGACCCACAATCCATCATTATCCAGACAGTGCGTGCAGCTGGACTGATCAATGGCATGGATTTGGATCATACTGCCCCACTATCAGCCCCAATAAATAACTGACATGCAACTTCTGTTGCTAAGAAAGTCAACTTTTTAATCTTGCTTTTTATAGTCTGTTTGGTATTTACCATTTTGTAGCCTTGCTTTAATCTAATTCTCACTTATTGCAGCTAACTGCATCTACTTGTTTTCCAGTCTTAAATAACTCTACGTatccctcctccttttcccctCCACCAGGCATACTAAAAGTTGAAGGGGCCCAGGATGGAGGTGGCAGCGGCGGGGACACCATCAGCCACTCTATGACCCTCGTGCAGCGTCTGGAGGCCCTGCTGGTTCAGGGGAACAGCAGTGACGTATCGCTCAGGGTGGAGACGCCCACCGCAGATGAGGTGAAGGTGATCCAGGCTCACTCGCTGGTGCTCTCCCTCCAGAGCCCTGTGTTTGAGGAGATGCTGCTGAGCCGCAACGGCAGCATGCTGGTCCTGAAAGAGAGCTCCgactgtgctgctgtgtttgacaagttCATCAGGTGAGACAGGGGGAGAATATATTTTCATCTCAGTAAGAGGGAGCTGTCACACTGTTTGTCCTTCAGAGTCACATCAATCTCTGCTTCACCCAGTTTGACTGAGTTATCACACCCTCTAGAGGGATGTAATCTGCAACTGCAGCCCTACATCTGAGACAAACAATCAATGATGAgttcaacataaaacaaactgaccAATCAGGGAACTGCTGGGTTGCTCAATAGCAGCTCCTGTGGTGTAGCAGTAAGACATTGAGGAGCCTGCGCTGCAACAACAATCAATAACAAAATCTCTTTTTATCTCAGATGCTAATAAGGTTGATCAAAACCTGAACTACAGTACACCTGCCTTTTGTCAGACTGAGAAAATCGTCTTGTTCATACTGTAAACTGGTTTTTCACCTGTGACTTTTTGTAAGGAGCTGATCTGAGGTTAAACAGATTACAAAGACTATAACAGAATTCAGTCTAAGAGAAACACAACTCTACAaaaaaagctgcactaatcaatagtTTTGCAGttaatcaaatgactgtgtaatttGAAATGGGTCATTACAAACTCTaacaaacaaagttttttttgccttttagctcattgttttagttttacagcacatttactgtttgGTTTAGTCTCACTGCTCTTAAAAGCACAATTTCAAGAAGCAGCAGGCAGGTTTTCAGCTAACaagctctaataaacccactgtacactacctgccaaGTACCAAATGgtagacaaagttagtgactagctgatgaacatggAGGAGCATTTAGGATCCAGATATTTAtttcaggagctggtggagaccaaaaccaagctaaaaagagagtgcaTATGGGACTTGCACCTATCAGGTGGACATACATGACTCCAatgggatgataatgttgctctgtctgctgaatgtgtaaataggcaactgtttgctaacatgttagccataacaactttataagataATATTGTATAGTAgggttgtgttttcagcttgttgtgtCATTCttttgcccccaagtggccaaaaaataagttattacaactttaaaatgGTGGCTCTTTTGGCTTTTGAAACAGACATTTTAAGTTAAATGGTCATattctgtatgtatgttgtCATTTTACAGAAGTAAGTTCAAAAGGTACTTGTTGTGCTTCAAATGCTTCAACCTGTACTTCCTCTCTCTGAGCAGGTATCTGTATTGTGGGGAGATTTCTCTGCGTTTGGACCAGGCCACACCTTTACACAAGCTGGCCACTAAGTACCAAGTGATGGTTCTCCAGCAGGGCATCACCCAGTACATGACCCAGAATCTGGCCCGGGACTCCTCCTCAGGCCACGTGGCGGGCTGGTACGAGTACGCCCTGCAGACCGGGGACGTGACTCTGAGGGACAGCTGTCTTCAGTTTATGGCCTGGAACCTGTCGTCGGTGCTGCAGAGCGGAGAGTGGGTGACCATCAGCAGCCAGCTGCTCATGTCCCTGCTGCAGCGCTCGGACCTCATCCTGCAGAGTGAGATGGAGCTCTTTGCAGCGCTGGAGGCCTGGATTATTCAGAATGAGCCGGACGGTCTGACAGCAGAGAACGCTTTGAGAGCTGTGCGTTATGCCATGATGCCGCCACGGGAGCTCTTCCGCCTGCAGACCCAGTCATCAGTCCTGGCTCGCTTTCAGGAGTCGGTGCGCGACCTGCTGTACATGTCCTACCAGTTTCACTCTGCATCACCACTGCACATGGCCAAATACTTTGACGTGAACTGCAGCCTCTTCATGCCCAGGAATTACCTGTCGCCAGTGTGGGGGTCGCCCTGGATCATCACCAACCCCACGCGAGACGACCGCAGCACCAGCTTCCAGACCCAGCTGGGGCCCAGCAGCCACGATGCCAGCAAGCGGGTGACTTGGAACGCCCTGTTCTCGCCACGCTGGTTACCCCTCAGTATGAGGCCGATGTACACGGAGACAGGTGCCATGCAGCCAACACGTGTGGAGGGAGGGCGCCCTCGCATCATCATCACGCCGGCCACGTCCAGCGCAGATTTTGCCGGGGTGAACTTCCAGAAAACAGTGCTTGTGATGGCTCAGCAGCAGGGGAAGATGGTGGTGAAGCACGTCTACAACTTCCACCAGAGCACGGAGGAAAATGGTGATTTCTTGGCCGAAGCCGACCTGTACCGGCGGACGTCTGACTACCTCATCGATAGCTCCCTCTTCCTCCATATTGTGGTGAAGCCGCTGTACCAAACCCTCATAACCACCAAGAACTGACCCTCCACCCACCTCTCTGAGCCACCTTACCTCACCGCACGCAATCCAACCCTGTGAAGCGACATCTCACTCATATCACTTCATGGGGACATGGATCTGAATCCTCCTCGTTTGTGATGTTTGGATCATTTGTCTTGTCTCATACAACTGCTGTTTTCATTGGGCAACTAACACACCAAAGCTTGACTTATGACTGTCTGAGAGCATTTTGCAAATCATGCTGAGTGTAAAATCATGATGAAACATGTctcttaaaggataagtctggttctattttagattttttttactgtcaataaatcccatgaaaagaccaaaaccaacattgaATGTATCCTAcaaacaagtattgtgtgtgtttccgaAAGCTAATATAAACCTcattcctctgagccacagagctgcattgttgtccagaaactattaaaacacatcagtgagc is a window of Siniperca chuatsi isolate FFG_IHB_CAS linkage group LG20, ASM2008510v1, whole genome shotgun sequence DNA encoding:
- the btbd17a gene encoding BTB/POZ domain-containing protein 17, coding for MVKQVVQIHVGMLFLALCLHLGAAAAGILKVEGAQDGGGSGGDTISHSMTLVQRLEALLVQGNSSDVSLRVETPTADEVKVIQAHSLVLSLQSPVFEEMLLSRNGSMLVLKESSDCAAVFDKFIRYLYCGEISLRLDQATPLHKLATKYQVMVLQQGITQYMTQNLARDSSSGHVAGWYEYALQTGDVTLRDSCLQFMAWNLSSVLQSGEWVTISSQLLMSLLQRSDLILQSEMELFAALEAWIIQNEPDGLTAENALRAVRYAMMPPRELFRLQTQSSVLARFQESVRDLLYMSYQFHSASPLHMAKYFDVNCSLFMPRNYLSPVWGSPWIITNPTRDDRSTSFQTQLGPSSHDASKRVTWNALFSPRWLPLSMRPMYTETGAMQPTRVEGGRPRIIITPATSSADFAGVNFQKTVLVMAQQQGKMVVKHVYNFHQSTEENGDFLAEADLYRRTSDYLIDSSLFLHIVVKPLYQTLITTKN